ACACTTCTATTTTTAATTAAATTTTATCTCGTGGAGATGTAAACCAGAAGCTGGCGCGATTGACTTTAAAAAGGTAATATCTGAATTACCATCTAAACTTTCTTTAATAAAATCTAAATCATAATTCCCTTTTCCTACCTCTGCTAACGCTCCCATAATTAAGCGAATCTGATTACGCAGAAATCCATGTCCTTTAATAATTAGCACGTAACTTTTTTTAGGAAAAAAAGATGCAGTTAATTCTGTATTTTCAACGATTTCACAACTATCAATAGTACGTTCAACTTTGGTCTCCGCTGATGGTTTTGTACAATAATGTTTAAAATTATGAAAGCCTTCAAATAATTTAGCTGCCTCTTTCATCAATTCGATATTTAATGTTTGTAAATATCCTACTAAAAACGGTGCACAATACGGATGGTTCTTTTCTCCATGAGAAAAGTAGTACCGATACTCTTTAATTTTTGGATGTTGAATAATATTAAACTTTTCATCAGTTAACTCCTGAATTTCTAAAACCCGAATATCCGATGGAGAATTAATATTAAAACTTTTAATAAAACTACTTCCTTCTATTTTTTCATCAATAAATAATTGGTACGTATAATCTGTAGAAGAAACCTTTGCATCTGTTCTTCCTACTCCGATAGTTTTAAATCGAATTCCTTTACAAACAAACTTTAAGGTTTTGTCTAACGCCCAATGAACGGTTTTTAAGTTGGGTTGTTTTTGCCAACCATGAAACCTAAAACCCAGATATTGAAATTTAACTAAATAAGAATGATTATAGTTCATACTGCAAATCTAACAAACTTAAATCGCTATAAATACATAAAAATCACTATTCCAAAATTAGAATATTATAAAATAAACACTTCATTTTTATCATAGTCGTAAACTTTACAAACTATAAGGTTTTAGTAAAAACTATTCTGTAATTTCACAGCAATAACATTCATTTTTTAGACCATAATTTCATGAAAAACAGAAAATTATTAATGATTCCTGGACCAATTGAAGTTGATCCTTCAGTATTAAGAGCCATGGGAGAAGTTACTACGAGTCATGTTGCTCCAAACTTTATAGAAAGTTTTGGAAACTCAATTGAATTAATGCGAAAAATTTGGTTAGCACCTAACGGACAACCATTTATTGTTGCGGGAAGTGGAACATTGGCAATGGATATGGCCGTAAGTAATTTACTTGAACCAGGAGATAATGCATTAGTAATTTCTACAGGATATTTTGGAGAACGTTATAAAAATATTTTAGCAACTTATGGAGCTAACGTAACTGTTTTACAAGCTGAAATTGGAGAGATTGTTTCTTTAAATAAAATTGAAGAAGAACTATCATCTAAAAATTACAAGTTAGTTACGATTACTCATGTTGATACTTCAACTGGTGTATTAACCGATCCTAAATCTGTTGCAGATATTGCAAAAAAATATAATACACTAACTGTGTTAGATGGTGTATGCGCAACTGCTGGTGAAAGAACTCCACAAGAAACTTGGGGAATTGATGTTGTGTTAACGGGTTCTCAAAAGGCAATTGGAGTTCCTCCAGGTTTAGCTTTATTAGTAGTTTCTGAAAAAGCTATGACGGTTTGGAAAAATAGAAAAACTCCGGTACAAAATTATTATGGAAGCTTTACCAATTGGCTACCAATTATGGAAGCTTATGAAGAAAGACGTCCTTCATATTTTGGAACACCTCCAGTAAATTTAATTCGCGCATTAGAAGTTAGTTTGAACCTCATAAATACTGAAGGAATTGAACATAGAGTTGAATCTCATCTTATATATGCGAAAGCATTTAGAAAAGCTATTCAAAAAATTGGTTTACAATTAGTTCCAAAAAGAGAAGAAATCGCCGCAAATACCATGAGTGCAATTTTTTATCCAGAAGGAATCGATGGAAACCAATTTAGAAAAGATATTAGTGAGTACGGTGTAATTTTAGCTGGTGGTTTGCATTCAGAAATAAAAACTCAATATTTTAGAGTTGGACATATGGGCGCGATTAACAAAAGTGATATTGTTGCTACACTTAGTGCTATTGAATTTGCTCTTGCCAAACAAAACTACTCGTTTACTCTTGGAGAAAGTATAGGAACTTTCTTAGAAAATTTATAAAGCAAAAGCCTGCTTTGCAATTTCTAATTCTTCATTAGTTGGAATCACCAATAGTTTTACTTTAGAATTTTCTGTGTGAATTTCTGTTAATTCTTTAGCTCTAATACTATTTTTATTTGTGTCGATTTCTATTCCAAAGAACTCTAAATCTTCACAAACTTTCTCTCTAACTAATGAAGAGTTTTCGCCTATACCAGCTGTAAAAACAATGGCATCAACTCCATTCATTGCAGCAATGTATGATCCAATATATTTTTTAATTCGGTAGGTATTAATATCTAAAGCTAACTGGCAATCTTTATTTCCTTTAGATGCTTCAGCTTCAATATCACGTAAATCGCTATATCCAGTTAATCCGAACATTCCGCTTTCTTTTTGCAGCAACGTATTTACCTCGTCTATTTTATATCCTAAAGAATTTACTAAGTAAAAAATCAGCGTATGATCAATATCTCCACTTCTTGTTCCCATCACTAAACCAGTAACTGGACCAAACCCTAAACTATGGTCAATACTTTTACCGTTTTGAACTGCAGAAATACTACATCCATTTCCTAAATGCACCGTAACAATTTTAGATTCATTTTTTCCTAAATATTCGATGGCCTTTTCAGAAACATATTTGTGACTCGTTCCGTGAAATCCATATAAACGAATTTTACTTTCAGTTACAAACTTTTTAGGAATTGCATACGTATATGCTTTCTCTGGAATACTTTGATGAAATGCAGTATCGAAAACGGCAACTTGTTTCGCTTTAGTAAATATCGCTTCAGCAACTTTAATTCCTTCTAGATTTGCCGGATTATGCTGAGGAGCCAAAGAAAATAAATCTTCGATTTTACTTTTTACTTCTTCCGAAACTTCAGTTGTGCTTGTGAAAGAACTTCCTCCGTGTACAACTCTATGACCTACAATTTCAATTTCATCAGTAGAAGAAATCACACCAATCTTTTCATCTAAAAGTAAAGCAACCACTTTTTCTAAACCAACTCTATGATTTTCAATTTTTATATGTTCAGTAACATCATCATTTGCTGATTCATAATGAACTGCTCCTTCTTCTAAACCAATTCGTTCAATCAAACCAGAACAAATTACTTTTTCTTCTGGCATTGTAAATAATTGATATTTTATAGATGAACTTCCTGAATTTAAAACTAATACTTTCATATACTAATTTTCTTGTGCTTGAATTGCGGTTAGAATAATAGTGTTGTAAATATCATCAATTGTACAACCTCTACTTAAATCGTTTACTGGCTTTTTTAATCCTTGTAACATTGGTCCGATTGCTAATGCTCCAGTTTCTCTTTGAACCGCTTTATAGGTATTATTTCCTGTATTCAAATCTGGGAAAATTAACACATTTGCCTGTCCTGCTACTTCAGAGTTTGGTAATTTCTTTTTACCAACAGTTGGATCAACAGCCGCATCATACTGAATTGGCCCTTCAACTTTTAAATCAGGTCGTTTTTGTTTTACAATTTCTGTGGCTTTTCTTACAGTATCTACATCTTCTCCTTTACCAGAACTTCCTGAAGAATACGATAACATTGCAATCTTTGGATCTATTCCAAATGCAATACTCGAATCAGCAGAAGAAATTGCTATTTCTGCTAATTGCTCTGAAGTAGGATTTGGATTAATTGCACAATCTCCAAATACAGAAACTCTATCTTCTAAACACATGAAGAAAATAGAAGAAACTACTGAAAAACCTGGTTTTGTTTTTACAAATTGTAATGATGGTTTTATGGTATGCTGAGTGGTATGAGCAGCTCCAGAAACCATTCCATCCGCCAATCCTTTATACACCATCATAGTTCCGAAATAAGAAACATCCGCCATAAGATCTTCAGCCATTGCTGGACTTAACCCTTTGTGTTTTCTTAATTCATATAAAGTTTTAGAAAATTCCTCAAAATATTCAGAAGTACTAGGATTAATAATCTTAGTCTTTTCAAAATCGAAAGAAATATTTAATCTCTTAACTGCTGCTTCAACATTTACTTGTTTCCCCAGAATCGTTAAATCAACAATATCTAATTTTTGTAACTGAGAAGCCGCTGTTAGAATTCTGTCATCACTTCCTTCTGGCAATACAATATGTTTTCGTGATTGTTTTGCCCTTTTCAGTAAATTATATTGGAACATTCGAGGTGTTAATACGTTTGTTCCTTTATAAGTAATTAATTTATCACTTAATGTTTCGATATCTACATACTTCTCAAAAGTATTTATAGATAACTTTATTTTATTCTTATTCTCTGCATAAATATGAGAACGAATTGAGCCTAATTTTGATGCAATTCCGAATGTACCTCCTTTTACTTTTAAAATAGGAACAATCTTTTCCAGTCCAGTAATTAATTCAATTACAGAAGGACTTAAATCCATATCTCCAGTTAAAATTATACCAGATACTGTTGGATAACGACTTGAAATATTGGCTTGTAATGTTCCTAACAAAATATCTGAACGATCTGAAGGTGTGATTACTACTGCCTCATCTGTAAGATGATTTAAAAAGTGAGAAAGCTGCATTGCTCCCACTTTTATTTCACCTGTTGTAGAATTTAAGAACTCTTCTCCAAATAACACTTCGGCTTCTAAGGCCTGTGAAATCTCGTGAATAGTAGGATTGTTAAGTTTGCTGTTAACAGGAATTGCATTAATCAATAACGATTTTGGTAAATTTTCACCAATTCCATTAATAATAATATCTACATTTTTCTCTTGGACTTTATTGGCAATTACTGCGATTACTTCTACTTCTTTATTCGTAAAAGAATCATATGTTAATCGGAATCCTTGAATAAATTCTTCTAACGATCTATCAATTCCACCTGAAACAATTATAACTGGGATTCCAAGATTTTTTGCAATCAAAACATTTAGATCCATTTCAATTACTGCACCATGATCTGAGAAATCTGTACCCTCAACAATAACAAAATCATTCTTTTCCTCTAGCTTTTTGTATTTGCTAAGAATAGAATTGATGACTTCATCCTCTTTATCATCATTTAATAAATCTAATAGCTCTGATCTTGTAAAAGCATAAGTATCTTCATAATCACATTTTAGATTGAAAAAATTGACAATAGTATTTACGTGATTGTCTTTTTTTCCATCCACAGGATTATCAATAATTGGTCTGAAATATCCAACCTTTGGCTTATTCCTTAATAAAAGCTGCATTAAGCCTAAGCTTAACATCGACTTTCCAGAATTTGCTCCACTAGCGGCAATGTAGATTGCTTTATTCATTTTCTAATTTTTGCACAAAATTACTCTAAAATTAATAAAGCCTGCTACGATCTAAAAAATGATTTACCCTACAATATGTAATTCCGTGAAATTCTTTGGAATTACCATGGTGTTATTTTTTGAGTTGAACTTAACCGTTTTTAAGTCTACCAAAACATTATCGATTTCTACCGCAGTAATTTTAAATGGGAGACCAATGAATTCGAAAACCATAGTTTCATATTCCGTAATAAAAGTTCCGTCTTTATGTTGTTGAATTATTACTTCATTTTCTTTACCTGTAAAAGAGAATGTTCGTAAACTATATCTCCCTTTCATGTAATCATAACCATCCTGAGCATCTTCAAAAACTTTAGAAACTTCTTTTTCTCCTAATTTGAAATACACTTCAAGTTTCAATTCATCAATTACCTTTTCTCCTACATACTGTTGAACTGGATATTTCGGAACAATAGTTCCTTCTTTAATGAACATAGGAATTGTATCAATATCTGCATCTACCCATTTTTCTAATCCTCCTTTTACATATTCTTTTGTCCAGTAGTTATACCAATGTCCTCGAGGAATATACATTCTTCTTCCTTTAGCATTCGGTTCTTGAATTGGACAAACTAAAATTTGATTTCCAAAAATAAACTCATCTGTTCTGTAATGCGTTTGAGGATCATACTGATCATATAAAACAAGAGATTTCAACATTGGAATTCCGAATTCAGCGTATTCCCAAAACATCGTATATAAATAAGGAAGAAGTTGATAACGTAATTCAACATATTTACGAGTTACGTCAATTACTTCTTGACCGAATGTCCAAGGTTCTTGATTTCCATGGTCACCAGAAGAATGTGTTCTACAAAATGGATGGAAAACTCCTAACTGAATCCATCTTGCATATAATTCTCCGGTTGGATGTTCGGCAAATCCTCCAATATCACTTCCTGTAAAAGACATTCCACTCATACTCATTCGTTGCGCCTGAATATTTGCAATCCATAAATGTTCCCAAGTCGCAATGTTATCACCAGTCCAAGAAGAAGTAAAACGTTGTGCTCCAGAATATGCAGAACGCGTGATAATAAATGGACGTTTTGGATAAGCATATTTTTTCACACCTTCATAAGTTGCACGAGCCATTTGCGTACCGTAAATATTATGTGCTTTTCTGTGGCTACAGTGATGACCATCATAATTATGACGAACATCATTAGGGAATGTTTTTCCTGGAACCTCCATAACTGCAGGTTCATTCATATCATTCCAAATACCTTTCACTCCAATTTCATCAATGATTTCTTTGAATAATCCAGACCACCATTCTCTTACTTTTGGATTTGTAAAGTCTGGAAAGAAACATTCCCCTGGCCAAACTTTTCCTCGCATATAAGGACCATCTGCACGCTTACAGAAATAATCATTTTCCATGGCCTCTTTATACACCCAGTAATCATCATCAATCTTAATTCCTGGATCTATAATGGCAACAGTTTTAAACCCATCATCAGCAAGTTCCTTCACCATTCGTTTTGGATCCGGGAAATAATCTTTATTCCACGTAAAACAGCGGAATCCATCCATGTAATCGATATCCAAATAAATTCCGTCACAAGGAATTTGAAGTTCTCTAAACTTTCCTGCTACTTCTTTTACTTTAGATTCAGGATAATAACTCCATTTACATTGATGGTATCCTAATGCCCATAAAGGTGGCAATTCTGGCTTCCCAGTTAAATCTGTATAACGTGTAACTACGTCTTGCATATCTGGTCCGTAGAAGAAATAATAATTCATTTCTCCACCGTGAGCCCAGAAACTGGTTACATTTCTTCGTTCATTACAAAAATCGAAGAACGTTTTAAATGTATTATCAAAGAAAATCCCATACGATCTTTCTTCGTGCATTCCGATATAAAAAGGAACACTTTTATATAATGGATCTTGATCTTTACCAAATGCATATTGATCTGTAGCCCAATTTTCAATTCGTTTTCCTTTTAAATTTAAATGCATTGGTTTATCTCCTAAACCATAATAACATTCACCTTGAGGAGCAGCTTTACTCATTTTTACGATGTTCCCACCAAATTCGTAACTCTGTTCCCAGTGAAATCCCCAATCATCATTACAAATAACATTTCCGTTCACATCAAAAATGGAAACTTTTAAATCTGATTTATCAATTTGAATTACAATTTTAATTGTAATTATTTTATAACAATCATCGTGTTCTTCAACTTCTAATTTGCTATATCCTCTTGCACCATCGTCACTAATAGCATATGAAAAATCTTTATCAAAATTATTATCAGTAGCATATCTAAAACGTATTACACTTCCACGTAACACCGTTACCTGAAGTATCACTCCATTTTCTGTTTTAAAATAGATTTTATCTACATCTTGAGAGAAAGAATTAATTTTTCCTGGAAACAAATTCCCTTTGTATTCTAGTTCAGTATTAATAATCATGGTACTTCAATTTGGGTTTAATTACACTAATCAACTTGTTTATAAAAGAACGATTTAGACTTGAATTACTAAACGTTTATGTCTTGTTTTTACGAAATCGTTTTATTTAACTAATCTTCTATTTTAAACACAACCGCACTTAAAGGTGGTAATGTAATTTCGCAAGAATAGTTTCTATGATTCCATCCTTTATTTTCAATAGTTATATGCTTTTTATTTGATATTCCGCTACCTCCATACTTCTTATAATCGCTATTAAAAATTTGAGTAAGTCTACCTGATTTAGGTATACCTATTCTATAATTGGTTCTTGGAATTGGTGTCATATTACAAACCACAATAACCAGTTCTTCTTCTTTATTTCCTTTTCTGATATAACTAATTACCGAGTTTTCATGATCATCATAACCAATCCACTCAAATCCATCTTGTTCGAACTGTTTTTCATATAATGCAGGATATTTTTTATACAGAATATTTAGATCTTTGACTAGTTTTTGTACTCCTGAATGGAATCCGTATTCCAATACATACCAGTCTAAACTTTCTTGAAAATTCCATTCACCATGTTGACCAAACTCACCTCCCATGAACAATAATTTTGTTCCAGGATGCGTAAACATATAACTATACAAGAGTCTTAAGTTTGCGAACTTTTGCCATTCATCACCAGGCATTCTTCCAATGATACTTCGTTTTCCATGAACTACTTCATCATGAGATAAAGGCAACATAAAATTTTCTGTAAAAGCATACGTCATACTAAATGTAAGATCGTTTTGATGATGTCTTCTATATATTGGCTCTTTGGCAAAATATTGTAAAGAATCGTGCATCCAACCCATCATCCATTTCATACCAAATCCTAATCCGCCTAAATAAGTCGGTCTTGATATTTTTGGAAATGCTGTTGATTCTTCAGCAATTGTTTGCACGTCTGGAAAACTTCGATAAACTTCTTCATTAAGTTCTTTCAGAAAATCGATAGCTTCTAAATATTCATTTCCGCCAAACATATTTGGTTCCCATTCTCCATATTTTCTAGAGTAGTCTAAAAATATCATTGACGCTACGGCATCAACTCGTAATCCATCAACGTGGTATTGATCTAACCAGAATATCGCATTACTTATTAAGAAACTTTTTACTTCGTTTCTCCCATAATTAAAAATTAAACTTTTCCAATCTGGATGGTATCCTTTTCTTTTATCCGGATGTTCATATAAATGTGTTCCGTCAAACATTCCTAATCCATGATCGTCTTCCGGAAAATGAGACGGTACCCAATCTAAAATTACACCAATGTCATTTTGATGAAACTTATCGATCAAGAATTTAAAATCATCAGGATACCCAAATCTTGAAGTTGGAGCAAAATATCCAGTAATTTGATATCCCCAAGAAGGATCATATGGATATTCCATAACTGGCATAAATTCCACATGTGTAAATTGCATTTCTTTTACATAAGAAACCAATTCATCTGCCATTTCTAAATACGACAATGATCTATTATTGTCTTCAAATTTCTTTTTCCAAGAGGAAAGATGAACTTCATAAACTGAATACGGAGCATTAACAGCATTGTGTTTCTTCCTTTTCTTC
This genomic window from Tenacibaculum sp. 190524A05c contains:
- the glgB gene encoding 1,4-alpha-glucan branching protein GlgB, which produces MTKVIAHSFFTEFDVNLFKAGKHYKLYEKLGSHITTVNGVEGTYFAVWAPSAKSVSVVGDFNFWNEYEHQLNVRWDESGIWEGFIPNVGKGNLYKYKIHSHNNGIITEKADPFARRSEHPPKTASVVWDNIYIWDDQNWMKKRKKHNAVNAPYSVYEVHLSSWKKKFEDNNRSLSYLEMADELVSYVKEMQFTHVEFMPVMEYPYDPSWGYQITGYFAPTSRFGYPDDFKFLIDKFHQNDIGVILDWVPSHFPEDDHGLGMFDGTHLYEHPDKRKGYHPDWKSLIFNYGRNEVKSFLISNAIFWLDQYHVDGLRVDAVASMIFLDYSRKYGEWEPNMFGGNEYLEAIDFLKELNEEVYRSFPDVQTIAEESTAFPKISRPTYLGGLGFGMKWMMGWMHDSLQYFAKEPIYRRHHQNDLTFSMTYAFTENFMLPLSHDEVVHGKRSIIGRMPGDEWQKFANLRLLYSYMFTHPGTKLLFMGGEFGQHGEWNFQESLDWYVLEYGFHSGVQKLVKDLNILYKKYPALYEKQFEQDGFEWIGYDDHENSVISYIRKGNKEEELVIVVCNMTPIPRTNYRIGIPKSGRLTQIFNSDYKKYGGSGISNKKHITIENKGWNHRNYSCEITLPPLSAVVFKIED
- a CDS encoding tRNA pseudouridine synthase A gives rise to the protein MNYNHSYLVKFQYLGFRFHGWQKQPNLKTVHWALDKTLKFVCKGIRFKTIGVGRTDAKVSSTDYTYQLFIDEKIEGSSFIKSFNINSPSDIRVLEIQELTDEKFNIIQHPKIKEYRYYFSHGEKNHPYCAPFLVGYLQTLNIELMKEAAKLFEGFHNFKHYCTKPSAETKVERTIDSCEIVENTELTASFFPKKSYVLIIKGHGFLRNQIRLIMGALAEVGKGNYDLDFIKESLDGNSDITFLKSIAPASGLHLHEIKFN
- a CDS encoding alanine--glyoxylate aminotransferase family protein, giving the protein MKNRKLLMIPGPIEVDPSVLRAMGEVTTSHVAPNFIESFGNSIELMRKIWLAPNGQPFIVAGSGTLAMDMAVSNLLEPGDNALVISTGYFGERYKNILATYGANVTVLQAEIGEIVSLNKIEEELSSKNYKLVTITHVDTSTGVLTDPKSVADIAKKYNTLTVLDGVCATAGERTPQETWGIDVVLTGSQKAIGVPPGLALLVVSEKAMTVWKNRKTPVQNYYGSFTNWLPIMEAYEERRPSYFGTPPVNLIRALEVSLNLINTEGIEHRVESHLIYAKAFRKAIQKIGLQLVPKREEIAANTMSAIFYPEGIDGNQFRKDISEYGVILAGGLHSEIKTQYFRVGHMGAINKSDIVATLSAIEFALAKQNYSFTLGESIGTFLENL
- a CDS encoding glycoside hydrolase family 31 protein, with amino-acid sequence MIINTELEYKGNLFPGKINSFSQDVDKIYFKTENGVILQVTVLRGSVIRFRYATDNNFDKDFSYAISDDGARGYSKLEVEEHDDCYKIITIKIVIQIDKSDLKVSIFDVNGNVICNDDWGFHWEQSYEFGGNIVKMSKAAPQGECYYGLGDKPMHLNLKGKRIENWATDQYAFGKDQDPLYKSVPFYIGMHEERSYGIFFDNTFKTFFDFCNERRNVTSFWAHGGEMNYYFFYGPDMQDVVTRYTDLTGKPELPPLWALGYHQCKWSYYPESKVKEVAGKFRELQIPCDGIYLDIDYMDGFRCFTWNKDYFPDPKRMVKELADDGFKTVAIIDPGIKIDDDYWVYKEAMENDYFCKRADGPYMRGKVWPGECFFPDFTNPKVREWWSGLFKEIIDEIGVKGIWNDMNEPAVMEVPGKTFPNDVRHNYDGHHCSHRKAHNIYGTQMARATYEGVKKYAYPKRPFIITRSAYSGAQRFTSSWTGDNIATWEHLWIANIQAQRMSMSGMSFTGSDIGGFAEHPTGELYARWIQLGVFHPFCRTHSSGDHGNQEPWTFGQEVIDVTRKYVELRYQLLPYLYTMFWEYAEFGIPMLKSLVLYDQYDPQTHYRTDEFIFGNQILVCPIQEPNAKGRRMYIPRGHWYNYWTKEYVKGGLEKWVDADIDTIPMFIKEGTIVPKYPVQQYVGEKVIDELKLEVYFKLGEKEVSKVFEDAQDGYDYMKGRYSLRTFSFTGKENEVIIQQHKDGTFITEYETMVFEFIGLPFKITAVEIDNVLVDLKTVKFNSKNNTMVIPKNFTELHIVG
- a CDS encoding acetate kinase; its protein translation is MKVLVLNSGSSSIKYQLFTMPEEKVICSGLIERIGLEEGAVHYESANDDVTEHIKIENHRVGLEKVVALLLDEKIGVISSTDEIEIVGHRVVHGGSSFTSTTEVSEEVKSKIEDLFSLAPQHNPANLEGIKVAEAIFTKAKQVAVFDTAFHQSIPEKAYTYAIPKKFVTESKIRLYGFHGTSHKYVSEKAIEYLGKNESKIVTVHLGNGCSISAVQNGKSIDHSLGFGPVTGLVMGTRSGDIDHTLIFYLVNSLGYKIDEVNTLLQKESGMFGLTGYSDLRDIEAEASKGNKDCQLALDINTYRIKKYIGSYIAAMNGVDAIVFTAGIGENSSLVREKVCEDLEFFGIEIDTNKNSIRAKELTEIHTENSKVKLLVIPTNEELEIAKQAFAL
- the pta gene encoding phosphate acetyltransferase, with product MNKAIYIAASGANSGKSMLSLGLMQLLLRNKPKVGYFRPIIDNPVDGKKDNHVNTIVNFFNLKCDYEDTYAFTRSELLDLLNDDKEDEVINSILSKYKKLEEKNDFVIVEGTDFSDHGAVIEMDLNVLIAKNLGIPVIIVSGGIDRSLEEFIQGFRLTYDSFTNKEVEVIAVIANKVQEKNVDIIINGIGENLPKSLLINAIPVNSKLNNPTIHEISQALEAEVLFGEEFLNSTTGEIKVGAMQLSHFLNHLTDEAVVITPSDRSDILLGTLQANISSRYPTVSGIILTGDMDLSPSVIELITGLEKIVPILKVKGGTFGIASKLGSIRSHIYAENKNKIKLSINTFEKYVDIETLSDKLITYKGTNVLTPRMFQYNLLKRAKQSRKHIVLPEGSDDRILTAASQLQKLDIVDLTILGKQVNVEAAVKRLNISFDFEKTKIINPSTSEYFEEFSKTLYELRKHKGLSPAMAEDLMADVSYFGTMMVYKGLADGMVSGAAHTTQHTIKPSLQFVKTKPGFSVVSSIFFMCLEDRVSVFGDCAINPNPTSEQLAEIAISSADSSIAFGIDPKIAMLSYSSGSSGKGEDVDTVRKATEIVKQKRPDLKVEGPIQYDAAVDPTVGKKKLPNSEVAGQANVLIFPDLNTGNNTYKAVQRETGALAIGPMLQGLKKPVNDLSRGCTIDDIYNTIILTAIQAQEN